Proteins encoded in a region of the Thunnus maccoyii chromosome 4, fThuMac1.1, whole genome shotgun sequence genome:
- the spen gene encoding msx2-interacting protein isoform X1: MVRETRHLWVGNLPENVREEKIIEHFKRYGRVESVKVLPKRGSEGGVAAFVDFVDIKSAQKAHNAINKMGDRDLRTDYNEPGTIPSAARGLDDSLSLGSRGRDVSGFTRAAGGAVYGPPTSLHSRDGRYERRLDGTAESRERAYDHSAYGHHERPGSSFERQRHYETDYYRDARERTLSTAGSGSGTSSGSGTTVSSGVGGTIVSAVAGNTGTSGSAGATTGGSGGSTSSGVGFYRSHSRSPCRFETPEPRYESRAREPFTLASVVHRDLYREDRGRRGERSYRHSRSRSPHSTHSRNPSPQRLASQATRPPRSHSGSGSRSRSSSSDSVSSTSSSTSGSDSSSSSSDDSPARSVQSAAVPAPSALPLSSLDKDEPRKSFGIKVQNLPVRSTDTSLKDGLFHEFKKHGKVTSVQIHGASEERYGLVFFRQQEDQEKALGASKGKLFFGMQIDVTAWNGPETESENEFRPLDERIDEFHPKATRTLFIGNLEKTTTYHDLLNIFQRFGEIVDIDIKKVNGAPQYAFLQYCDIASVCKAIKKMDGEYLGNNRLKLGFGKSMPTTCVWLDGLASNTTEQFLTRHFCRYGHVVKVVFDRMKGMALILYNNIEYAQAAVKDTKGWKIGGSKIKVDFANQESQMAFYRSMQASGQDIRDFYDILSERRDDRRTQYEFQAERQYYENVRTPGTYTEDPRRKYPARSREFYTEWDPYQGDYYDPQYFEDPREYREYRADPYEQDIRKYSYLQRERERERERFETDRGRDHGRRTIERSQSPSHIASRRPASPTASPSLSERIPSDSDRRVCCRSSERSGSCSSISPPRFEKLEKARTERYNKTDKLEKDRVFEVERGNLIEKEKRAGRKDRGDKDKSEKQRLKKLKVASPIIQACETEPELERDVSPESVLRTKNSKMPKESLSKGRLDLLPCVVQLTRVKEKEGKLIGHSVQEKQIPRGGSDSPRLASPSADQRSPPIRAEPSKGDVSKHGKVPREKNVHSLVEVIDKDAKIKSKKHGKSEIGFDSGISVDIDRLAARKRRFEDSGKTDRQKRTSEEDLGRPGLHKLWNSSKETDLDKNLLLKGMHKKEHHKDKCVRMVSVNSPKDGRDCESNSVGLSLERPARLGELPEDSTDHLDSPYLKMDLEGSKSENSSSLTKMSDDGSLDLDELKEQQKQVLSENEQGRGKCRDSDDGDEQFVHIDQTNICTKQIEQSRWLRPKLGDPDKLVKFENPPSNETHDFEKDYIMLDVGKPIQDMANDDFSSCKRKKLENFDFEIVGAKRDRNFASSQKLHEDIYQSITSSIAAGHFSANEEDETAQISLSVINKERKSSPTTDNKFSHTESLKNSLGLTARHFQSPDTDLPKLKTTLLGCNEELMQRWERRIKSDSLRMEMTFPSDIAKRESLHKRLGQDLEPGEVQSDSDDDGENKHISPKSNSSLSYILRERDERMTDLKLSGSLEKNKFYSFALDKTITPDTKALLERAKTLYSSREDNWSFLPSCFPTSHSCSDKDKVELAPRPIPSWYMKKKKIRTDSDEKLHDKKEELKPQDQERQELFASRFLHSSIFEQDSRRLQHLERKDQDLETGVARPFTKPGAAEIQPESGGGDVPQEPIVLFHSRFLELQQQKDKDHPPPDTENDAIVVEIKRDEVENCGDVLSDKVSDTVLKVDDKSPSHPLTLSVSPFVTCPKEMSPPEKKEVLTPSSDQTVSFVKEEKVEPVFEVSPSHSLPMEDFKPVAPKLTVTPQLIISEPENEVETKVELIEPKAKIVDSLAVEHNPLVEDKPPTPGASLSSYERETAEFTYSDYTKIEEKSEMIKTEPKTEDQETKLFEESQKTETDSEACMPEQEVEIKPLPNRRQPKSKRAKPLSVLRTTQSSPVVATEKPATRKSERIDKEKLKRASSPRAEGPKASFETKTTSKSPIHASDSEQNLESSLIHGRTRRRNVRSVYATLHEGDQAGKEVVESSRSMRKRGADKDPIQQDIQIPSTNTRRGRPPKRGVKRGEDVSPVKGDQQKMTEEDTEVRENSTSVEVVKASEGWRSPRTQKVQQTQLTSTAPVNKKTNRIDKQSGSTTLLAEQADLACQDDSELKPKGDSELFGKSPEKAENASSPVHRKEKDLKDCGGTKSADGDIEKIDTNSSERKQPEKSAKMKSPRLKRNTKQITEDKSHSLRNLEIRVSVDDVKGLLRSEDNDPESFEVSSITKTKTVVQENEEAKMIGFPKESKELDVQEKEDTLSEPELPADPAAALLARQMELEQAVENIAKLTVEQPPRPYKEPPTGPPTVLPPVVVEPEGEVEEEKRANPASETELAAAIDSITAEETCADSDAFTAAPTYTALIPTPESVISPSSNEIMEPETHMVINNILATDSDDGPLTLSPKGLMADSKAAEDPPLLETPKKTGKVRAKTPKKSRSRKGAANKKGDMAEEVSHPEPSPVKLPESIPEDPETINSKAVTVTAGATAAASVVTAVATCRRDVTSAITVDTPKEAEQPEVEQPVPKESAFHSGTSNISSCKKHTQAAEPSTPSLAPAHARPQPVSQFSVPLLRPAKMPLSPDWPPRSEESRIYVAPSCHVTVVTPSVPASTALGNPSTNPPMPPDTKASDIDPSSSTLRKILMEPKYVSASNSNSIPTTMVTSVLSDTSRMSENENSSDTVGSRQLHHEERTPLPPQPIYHKPSPLTESQQNCGEKTQHTIISPATSVISRIPIPYDTEETPRISLSNRSIGLSIPKQKFRSNSNENNRYHGMDVVEDGTRGRSVVETTPYSTGSSRGLRVNTSEGVVVLSYSGQKTEGPHRMRAKISQIPQASAGDIEFQQSVSKSQIKQDSLITSSQSPGPKVAPSPAYGHAGVLLTGQSYNSQPVISSTKQESLGCDKSEAPYHTSSQGGVVKMFQQPVSSPQVLMYNQAVIQQQQHVKRGLEPLPKKMDIGKAVQQSNLSPVLSPHHPSLSGTRMSPSPGIPTDRSALHLKQEPQSPRTAVHSPSPYVKACPPSNSPIGTSVVLGHGMPPLSTYHSSMHHPQSEQSSVIIQPHSVTQSMAHEARMNTPPMSGINYGRRGDSLSSPHPGPAQRSNTPQPNVIRDMVLQSHSSPQGSVSGGSGGSSVNEDDPRHFNQALSRPSVPQLQSDVMMIHSDHRGLHPSIRMDQYRDMHQRILMHQQLGEQAAAEARQSRTSETGTTSSSNISGPSKSPIVGKNMDLSAKESLKPLEGKLIHPPSNESRIRGVHASSPVMVSPHAHGVQLIHSGGAGSFPVYRDMRGFPSQFPGHPSSGHNLANQGITSSQVPPEPDIGHRGKMSQSHGGGSDPKPESSHLRHATSSELSHMSRIPGDRASPSYQSPMTSPMGVTHKPDLSLQKGPPAFLPTPLPAVPPSSSLQPRPDAKLEHSGHRSIDMVQLLTKYPIVWQGLLALKNDQAAVQLHFVSGNTILAQRSLPPPEGGPLLRIVQRMRLEASQLDSVARRMTVENDYCLLLALPCGRDQEDVLGQTQALKSGFITYLQAKQAAGIINVPNPGSNQPAYVVQIFPPCEFSESHLSRLAPDLLNSISSISPHLMIVIASV; encoded by the exons ATGGTCCGGGAAACCAGACATTTATGGGTGGGAAATTTACCCGAAAATGTACGAGAGGAGAAAATCATTGAGCACTTCAAGCG aTATGGACGTGTGGAGAGTGTCAAGGTCTTGCCCAAGCGCGGTTCAGAAGGTGGAGTCGCCGCCTTTGTGGATTTTGTGGACATTAAAAGTGCTCAAAAGGCTCATAATGCTATCAACAAGATGGGGGACAGAGACCTGCGCACTGATTACAATGAACCAGGCACAATTCCTAGTGCCGCGAGGGGGCTGGACGATAGTCTGTCCTTAGGCTCTCGTGGCCGGGATGTATCAGGGTTCACAAGGGCGGCAGGGGGGGCCGTGTATGGGCCCCCCACGTCGCTCCACAGCAGAGATGGACGCTATGAACGCAGACTAGACGG GACGGCTGAAAGTCGGGAGCGGGCATACGATCACAGTGCCTACGGACATCATGAGCGTCCTGGTAGCAGTTTCGAACGCCAGCGGCACTATGAAACGGACTATTATCGTGATGCAAGAGAAAGGACTCTAAGCACAGCTGGGAGTGGGTCTGGTACCTCCAGTGGAAGCGGTACAACGGTGTcgtcaggagttggtggaacTATCGTTAGCGCTGTTGCTGGCAACACAGGAACAAGTGGATCAGCAGGGGCCACGacaggaggaagtggaggatcTACATCCAGCGGGGTCGGCTTCTACCGCTCCCACAGCAGGAGTCCTTGTCGCTTTGAGACACCAGAGCCTCGTTATGAGTCTCGAGCCAGGGAACCCTTTACTTTGGCCAGTGTGGTTCACAGGGACCTTTACCGGGAGGACAGGGGTCGCCGCGGGGAGCGGTCGTATCGCCACAGCCGCAGCCGGTCTCCACACTCAACACATTCGCGAAATCCCTCTCCTCAGAGACTGGCAAGTCAGGCTACCCGTCCTCCACGTTCCCACAGCGGGTCAGGCTCTCGCAGCCGCTCCTCCAGTTCAGACTCAGTCAGCAGTACCAGCAGCAGCACTAGTGGCAG TGATTCTAGCAGTAGTTCAAGTGATGACTCCCCAGCACGTTCAGTGCAGTCTGCTGCTGTTCCTGCACCCTCAGCACTTCCTTTATCCTCCCTTGACAAAGATGAACCACGTAAAAGCTTTGGCATCAAGGTCCAAAACCTTCCTGTGCGCTCTACAG ATACAAGTCTGAAGGATGGTTTGTTccatgaatttaaaaaacatggaAAGGTCACATCTGTACAAATCCACGGAGCTTCAGAGGAGCGCTATGGACTTGTCTTTTTTCGGCAGCAAGAAGACCAAGAGAAAGCACTGGGGGCATCAAAGGGGAAGCTTTTTTTTGGGATGCAAATTGATGTCACAGCGTGGAATGGCCCCG agacagaaagtgaaaaCGAGTTTCGACCCTTGGATGAGAGGATAGACGAGTTTCATCCGAAGGCCACGCGGACATTATTCATTGGAAACCTGGAGAAGACAACCACTTACCATGACCTGCTTAACATCTTTCAACGCTTTGGAGAAATTGTG GATATTGACATTAAGAAGGTGAATGGGGCCCCGCAGTATGCCTTTCTACAGTACTGCGACATTGCTAGTGTATGTAAAGCCATAAAGAAGATGGATGGCGAATACCTTGGCAACAACAGACTAAAG CTGGGCTTTGGAAAGAGTATGCCTACAACTTGTGTTTGGTTGGATGGATTAGCGTCAAACACAACGGAGCAGTTTCTTACCCGTCATTTCTGCCGCTATGGACATGTTGTCAAG GTTGTATTTGACAGAATGAAAGGAATGGCCCTTATCCTGTATAACAACATTGAATATGCACAAGCTGCTGTTAAGGACACAAAGGGATGGAAGATAGGGGGCAGTAAAATCAAG gtGGACTTTGCCAATCAGGAAAGTCAGATGGCTTTCTATCGTTCAATGCAGGCATCTGGACAAGATATTCGAGATTTTTATGACATTCTCTCTGAAAGAAG GGATGATCGACGAACTCAATATGAGTTTCAAGCAGAAAGACAATATTATGAAAATGTGCGAACACCAGGAACATATACAGAGGATCCACGTCGTAAATACCCTGCAAGAAGTCGGGAGTTCTACACTGAATGGGACCCATATCAGGGAGATTACTATGATCCACAATACTTTGAAGACCCCCGGGAATATCGGGAATACAGAGCTGACCCTTATGAGCAGGACATTCGCAAATACAGCTATTTACAACGGGAAcgtgaaagagagagggaacgCTTTGAAACAGATCGTGGACGTGATCATGGGAGGAGGACCATTGAGCGTAGCCAAAGCCCATCTCACATTGCCTCTCGTCGTCCTGCTAGCCCCACTGCATCTCCTTCGCTCTCTGAGAGGATACCAAGTGACTCAGACCGCAGAGTTTGTTGTCGATCTTCTGAAAGAAGTGGTAGCTGCAGTTCAATATCCCCACCCAGATTTGAAAAACTTGAAAAGGCACGCACTGAAAGGTATAATAAAACTGACAAACTTGAAAAGGATCGAGTTTTTGAAGTTGAAAGAGGGAACTTGATTGAAAAGGAGAAGCGGGCTGGACGTAAAGATCGAGGGGACAAGGACAAAAGTGAGAAACAGAGGCTTAAAAAGCTCAAAGTTGCATCACCTATTATCCAAGCATGTGAGACAGAACCTGAGCTTGAAAGAGATGTTAGCCCTGAGTCTGTCCTTCGGactaaaaacagtaaaatgccaAAGGAAAGCTTGAGCAAAGGAAGGCTAGATCTTCTGCCTTGTGTGGTGCAGTTAACACGtgttaaagaaaaagaaggaaaattgATTGGTCACTCTgtccaagaaaaacaaataccGAGGGGCGGGAGTGACAGTCCTAGACTGGCGTCACCTTCAGCTGACCAGAGGAGTCCGCCGATCCGCGCAGAACCATCAAAAGGTGATGTCTCTAAGCACGGAAAGGTGcccagagagaaaaatgtgcaCAGTTTAGTGGAAGTTATTGACAAGGATGCTAAAATCAAATCCAAAAAGCATGGAAAATCTGAAATAGGATTTGACAGTGGTATTTCTGTGGATATTGACCGTCTAGCTGCGAGGAAAAGGCGTTTTGAGGACTCTGGGAAAACCGATCGACAGAAGAGAACTAGTGAGGAGGACCTTGGTAGACCTGGACTTCATAAACTATGGAACAGTTCGAAGGAGACAGATTTGGATAAGAACCTTTTGTTGAAAGGGATGCATAAAAAGGAGCACCACAAGGATAAATGTGTCCGGATGGTTTCAGTTAATAGTCCTAAAGATGGACGAGACTGTGAAAGCAACTCAGTAGGCCTTTCTCTGGAGAGGCCGGCACGGCTAGGGGAGCTGCCTGAAGATTCTACTGATCATTTAGACTCGCCCTACCTTAAAATGGATTTAGAGGGCTCAAAAAGTGAGAACAGCTCCAGTCTCACCAAGATGTCAGATGATGGCAGCCTTGATTTGGATGAATTAaaagaacaacagaaacagGTTTTGTCTGAAAATGAACAAGGGAGAGGGAAGTGCAGAGACTCGGATGACGGAGACGAACAGTTTGTGCACATTGACCAGACTAATatttgcacaaaacaaattgaacaGAGTCGATGGCTGCGACCCAAGCTTGGCGATCCTGATAAGTTAGTCAAGTTTGAAAACCCACCTAGTAATGAGACTCATGACTTTGAAAAGGACTATATCATGCTTGATGTTGGAAAACCAATTCAGGATATGGCCAATGATGACTTCTCTTCCTGTAAACGAAAGAAATtagagaattttgactttgaAATAGTTGGGGCAAAAAGAGACCGCAACTTTGCAAGTTCCCAAAAGTTACATGAGGACATTTATCAGAGTATAACATCCTCAATAGCAGCTGGTCACTTTTCTGCAAATGAGGAAGATGAAACTGCCCAGATTTCTCTGTCAgttataaataaagaaagaaaatcttcTCCAACAACAGACAATAAATTTTCACACACAGAGTCATTGAAAAACAGTTTGGGCCTGACAGCTAGACACTTTCAGTCTCCTGACACTGATCTCCCAAAACTTAAGACAACCTTGCTTGGTTGTAATGAGGAGTTAATGCAACGTTGGGAAAGAAGGATCAAGTCTGATTCACTTAGAATGGAAATGACTTTTCCAAGTGATATTGCAAAACGTGAAAGCCTTCACAAACGCCTTGGACAGGATTTGGAACCTGGAGAAGTGCAGTCTGATTCAGATGATGATGGAGAGAACAAACACATCTCTCCCAAATCCAATAGTTCCTTGTCTTATATCCTCAGGGAGCGTGACGAGAGGATGACAGACCTGAAACTTTCTGGTTCCTTGGAAAAGAACAAGTTCTACTCTTTTGCATTAGATAAAACTATAACCCCTGATACAAAAGCACTACTTGAAAGAGCCAAGACATTGTATTCCTCCAGGGAAGATAATTGGTCCTTTCTTCCCTCATGTTTTCCAACCTCCCACAGCTGTTCAGATAAGGACAAGGTAGAACTAGCACCTCGACCTATCCCCTCTTGgtatatgaaaaagaaaaagattcgCACTGACTCTGATGAAAAGCTGCATGATAAAAAGGAGGAACTTAAGCCTCAAGACCAAGAACGTCAGGAACTGTTTGCCTCTCGCTTCCTGCACAGCTCAATCTTTGAACAGGATTCCCGGCGTTTGCAGCATCTTGAACGTAAAGACCAAGATTTAGAAACTGGAGTTGCTAGGCCTTTCACTAAGCCAGGTGCTGCTGAGATACAGCCTGAATCTGGAGGAGGTGACGTCCCACAAGAGCCCATAGTACTTTTCCATAGTCGTTTTTTGGAGCTTCAACAACAAAAGGACAAGGACCACCCCCCACCTGATACTGAGAATGACGCGATAGTGGTAGAGATTAAACGAGATGAAGTGGAGAATTGTGGTGATGTGCTGTCTGATAAGGTATCTGACACAGTACTGAAGGTTGATGACAAATCACCCAGCCACCCATTAACCTTGTCAGTTTCCCCATTTGTTACTTGCCCTAAAGAAATGTCTCCACCTGAAAAGAAAGAAGTTTTAACTCCATCCTCAGATCAAACTGTGTCATTtgtcaaagaagaaaaagtggaaCCAGTTTTTGAGGTATCCCCATCACATTCTCTTCCTATGGAAGACTTCAAACCAGTTGCTCCCAAGCTAACCGTAACTCCTCAACTCATCATTTCAGAGCCAGAAAATGAAGTGGAAACTAAAGTAGAGTTAATTGAACCCAAAGCAAAAATTGTAGATAGTTTGGCAGTGGAACATAATCCTCTTGTGGAAGATAAGCCTCCCACACCTGGTGCTTCCCTTAGTAGTTATGAGAGGGAGACTGCAGAATTCACCTACTCTGACTATACAAAGATTgaagaaaaatctgaaatgatTAAGACAGAACCTAAAACAGAAGATCAGGAAACAAAACTCTTCGAGGAATCTCAGAAAACTGAGACAGATAGTGAAGCATGTATGCCAGAGCAAGAGGTTGAAAtaaaaccattaccaaatcgCAGACAGCCTAAGAGTAAAAGGGCAAAACCACTGTCAGTATTACGTACCACACAATCTTCTCCAGTTGTCGCCACAGAGAAACCTGCAACACGAAAGAGTGAACGGATTGACAAAGAGAAACTTAAAAGGGCCTCATCTCCTCGAGCAGAAGGACCAAAAGCATCATTTGAGACTAAAACCACATCCAAGTCACCAATTCATGCATCAGATTCTGAACAAAACCTTGAATCAAGTTTGATCCATGGGAGAACACGTCGCAGGAATGTAAGATCAGTCTATGCCACGCTTCATGAAGGAGACCAAGCTGGCAAAGAGGTAGTTGAGTCATCACGCTCCATGCGCAAACGTGGTGCTGATAAAGACCCAATACAGCAAGACATCCAAATTCCATCTACCAACACTAGGCGAGGACGCCCACCTAAGAGAGGCGTCAAACGAGGTGAGGATGTATCACCAGTAAAGGGGGATCAGCAGAAAATGACGGAAGAAGACACAGAGGTCAGAGAAAACTCAACCTCTGTGGAGGTTGTGAAAGCCTCTGAGGGATGGCGTTCCCCACGCACCCAGAAAGTGCAACAAACACAACTGACTTCAACTGCTCCAgttaacaagaaaacaaacagaatagaCAAACAGTCTGGGAGCACTACTTTGCTAGCTGAACAAGCTGATCTGGCATGTCAAGATGACTCAGAGCTTAAGCCTAAAGGTGATTCTGAACTTTTTGGGAAGTCACCGGAAAAGGCGGAAAACGCAAGCTCCCCAGTacacagaaaggaaaaagaCTTAAAAGATTGTGGTGGAACGAAATCTGCTGATGGGGATATTGAAAAGATTGACACTAACTCCTCTGAGAGAAAACAGCCTGAAAAGAGTGCTAAAATGAAATCACCAAGGTTGAAAAGAAATACCAAGCAGATCACTGAAGATAAGTCACACAGCTTAAGAAATCTTGAGATCCGTGTAAGCGTTGATGATGTAAAAGGTTTACTTCGTTCAGAGGACAATGACCCAGAGTCATTTGAAGTTTCCAGTATTACAAAAACCAAGACAGTAGTACAAGAGAATGAGGAAGCAAAGATGATAGGTTTTCCAAAAGAATCAAAAGAGCTTGATGTGCAGGAAAAGGAAGACACGCTATCTGAACCTGAACTTCCTGCTGATCCAGCTGCTGCCCTCTTAGCACGGCAGATGGAGCTAGAGCAGGCAGTTGAAAATATTGCCAAACTTACAGTTGAGCAGCCTCCTCGGCCCTATAAGGAACCACCTACAGGGCCACCTACTGTATTGCCTCCTGTTGTGGTGGAGCCAGAGGGTGAGGttgaggaggaaaagagagctAATCCTGCAAGTGAAACAGAACTTGCAGCTGCTATTGATTCCATCACAGCTGAAGAAACATGTGCAGATTCAGATGCATTCACAGCTGCTCCTACTTACACTGCTCTTATTCCTACCCCTGAATCCGTGATATCCCCCTCCTCCAATGAAATCATGGAACCTGAAACACACATGGTGATCAACAATATTCTTGCCACAGACTCAGATGATGGTCCTCTGACACTCAGCCCAAAGGGGCTAATGGCAGACTCTAAGGCAGCTGAGGACCCCCCTCTACTTGAAACACCCAAGAAAACAGGCAAAGTTAGAGCCAAAACCCCGAAGAAGTCGAGAAGTCGTAAAGGTGCAGCTAACAAGAAAGGAGATATGGCTGAAGAGGTTTCACATCCAGAGCCTTCCCCAGTTAAGTTACCCGAGTCAATCCCAGAGGATCCAGAAACCATTAATTCAAAAGCAGTTACTGTTACTGCTGGGGCTACTGCAGCAGCCTCTGTGGTCACTGCTGTTGCAACATGTAGGCGTGATGTTACAAGTGCTATAACCGTAGACACGCCCAAAGAAGCAGAGCAGCCTGAAGTTGAACAGCCTGTACCCAAAGAATCTGCCTTTCATTCAGGCACAAGCAATATCTCCAGTTGTAAAAAGCATACACAAGCAGCGGAGCCATCTACCCCTAGTCTTGCCCCTGCTCATGCCCGCCCACAGCCTGTATCCCAGTTCAGTGTACCCCTTTTGCGACCTGCCAAAATGCCACTTTCGCCAGACTGGCCTCCTAGATCTGAGGAAAGTCGAATCTATGTTGCTCCTTCATGCCATGTCACAGTGGTAACTCCCTCTGTGCCAGCATCAACTGCACTTGGAAACCCTTCAACAAATCCCCCAATGCCTCCTGACACCAAGGCCTCAGATATTGACCCTAGTTCCAGTACCTTAAGAAAAATCCTAATGGAACCTAAATATGTGTCCGCATCAAACAGCAATTCTATACCTACCACTATGGTGACATCTGTCCTGTCAGATACTTCACGGATGTCAGAGAATGAAAATTCCTCTGATACAGTGGGTTCAAGACAGTTACATCATGAAGAAAGAACACCTTTACCCCCCCAGCCCATATACCACAAACCTTCTCCACTGACAGAGTCCCAACAGAACTGTGGAGAGAAGACCCAGCATACAATTATTTCTCCTGCTACCTCAGTAATAAGTCGAATTCCAATACCTTATGATACAGAGGAAACTCCACGAATTTCCCTAAGTAACCGAAGCATTGGCCTGTCTATTCCCAAGCAAAAATTTAGATCAAACTCTAATGAGAATAATCGCTACCATGGCATGGATGTAGTTGAAGATGGGACTAGAGGGCGATCTGTTGTTGAGACCACTCCCTATAGTACAGGCTCCAGTCGTGGCCTAAGGGTCAATACATCAGAGGGTGTTGTAGTTCTGAGTTATTCGGGTCAGAAAACAGAAGGACCTCACAGGATGAGAGCCAAAATTAGTCAGATTCCCCAAGCCAGTGCTGGGGATATAGAGTTTCAGCAATCTGTATCCAAATCTCAGATAAAGCAAGACTCACTCATAACGTCATCCCAGTCGCCTGGGCCAAAAGTAGCCCCAAGTCCAGCTTATGGGCATGCAGGGGTTCTATTGACTGGCCAGTCCTATAACTCTCAACCTGTCATTTCCAGTACCAAGCAGGAAAGTCTTGGGTGTGACAAATCTGAAGCTCCATATCATACATCGTCCCAGGGTGGTGTGGTTAAGATGTTCCAACAGCCAGTTAGTTCTCCTCAAGTCTTAATGTACAACCAAGCTGtgatacagcagcagcagcatgtcaAGAGAGGACTGGAACCTCTACCAAAAAAGATGGACATTGGCAAAGCTGTTCAGCAGTCTAACCTCAGCCCGGTCTTGAGTCCACACCATCCATCACTATCTGGAACCCGCATGAGCCCCAGCCCTGGCATCCCAACTGATCGGTCAGCTTTACACCTAAAACAAGAACCCCAGTCCCCACGAACAGCTGTTCACTCTCCTTCACCTTATGTCAAAGCCTGTCCTCCAAGCAATTCTCCTATAGGAACCTCTGTTGTTCTGGGTCATGGCATGCCTCCATTATCTACATATCATTCTAGTATGCATCACCCGCAATCAGAACAGTCCTCCGTCATAATTCAACCTCACAGTGTCACTCAGTCAATGGCTCACGAAGCCAGGATGAACACCCCACCAATGTCTGGGATAAACTATGGAAGGCGAGGTGACTCCTTGTCTTCTCCCCACCCGGGGCCTGCACAGCGCTCAAACACGCCGCAGCCAAATGTCATCCGAGATATGGTACTGCAGTCTCATTCAAGTCCCCAGGGGTCAGTATCGGGTGGTAGTGGTGGCAGCAGTGTAAATGAAGATGACCCTAGACACTTCAACCAAGCCCTTAGTAGACCTTCAGTGCCACAGCTCCAATCAGATGTAATGATGATTCACAGTGATCACAGAGGACTCCACCCAAGCATACGTATGGACCAGTACAGAGACATGCACCAGCGCATCCTCATGCACCAGCAACTGGGAGAGCAGGCTGCTGCAGAAGCAAGACAGTCACGCACCTCAGAAACTGGAACAACCTCTTCAAGCAACATCTCTGGGCCTTCAAAGAGTCCTATAGTGGGGAAGAACATGGACCTTTCAGCTAAAGAATCTCTCAAACCACTAGAAGGAAAGCTGATACATCCACCCTCCAACGAAAGTAGAATCAGGGGAGTCCATGCATCTAGTCCTGTCATGGTGTCTCCTCATGCTCATGGGGTTCAGCTGATACATTCAGGAGGTGCAGGCTCCTTTCCAGTTTATCGTGATATGCGGGGCTTCCCATCCCAATTTCCTGGACATCCTTCATCAGGACACAACCTGGCTAACCAAGGCATTACATCTTCACAg GTGCCTCCGGAGCCTGATATTGGTCACAGGGGTAAAATGTCTCAGTCACATGGAGGAGGAAGTGATCCCAAGCCTGAGAGTTCCCATCTTCGCCATGCTACCTCTTCAGAGCTCTCGCACATGTCTCGAATACCAGGGGATAGAGCCTCACCCTCATACCAGTCTCCCATGACATCCCCAATGGGCGTTACTCACAAGCCAGATCTATCTCTACAGAAAGGCCCTCCGGCTTTCTTGCCAACACCTCTGCCAGCAGTACCCCCATCAAGTTCATTGCAGCCACGGCCTGATGCTAAGCTGGAACATTCAGGACATCGGTCCATTGACATGGTGCAGCTTTTGACG AAATATCCTATTGTATGGCAAGGTCTGTTGGCACTGAAGAATGACCAGGCTGCTGTCCAATTGCACTTTGTTTCTGGCAACACCATACTGGCCCAGCGCTCCCTGCCACCCCCAGAAGGAGGTCCTCTTCTCCGTATTGTTCAGAGGATGAGGCTTGAGGCTTCCCAGTTGGACAGTGTGGCACGCAGAATGACT GTGGAGAATGACTACTGTTTGCTTCTGGCACTACCCTGTGGTCGAGACCAAGAAGATGTCCTTGGTCAAACCCAAGCCTTGAAAAGTGGCTTCATCACCTACTTGCAAGCCAAACAGGCAGCTGGCATCATCAACGTGCCCAACCCTGGCTCCAATCAG CCAGCTTATGTGGTGCAGATTTTCCCACCGTGTGAATTCTCGGAGAGCCACCTTTCACGCCTGGCCCCGGACCTTCTCAACAGCATCTCCAGCATTTCCCCTCACCTCATGATTGTCATTGCCTCTGTTTAA